Proteins from a genomic interval of Gossypium hirsutum isolate 1008001.06 chromosome A09, Gossypium_hirsutum_v2.1, whole genome shotgun sequence:
- the LOC107889129 gene encoding trihelix transcription factor ASIL2, translated as MDEIEDVRYHSNPYGDNQQQGYRSSSSGKLPVRDVSCSRLNGNQYVDGNEDEEEDDEDLSEEDANHCKVNGDQYVRNYNDGNDNKLYDDDEGSNQKNDDVDSRRHPKKRKLKDLVSSYEFVRRVPAPEVASTSVPKPSCGGRNPLTDWTEGETFVLLDAWGDRFLQRKRKSLRAEEWQEVAEKVSEVSKIERTDTQCRNRLDTLKKKYKKEKAMVAETGTSTSNSKWVFFKKMDMLMSSSPQQGVIRKAISDEMRDSPTSSESSDSEEDVSEGLPPKKRRLERQCDDDSWFKLLADSIRKFSNVYEKIENSKRVQMLELENMRMEFHRELEMQKRQILKKLQAEIVKMQEEDNASSD; from the coding sequence ATGGATGAGATTGAAGATGTTAGATACCATTCAAATCCATATGGTGATAATCAACAGCAGGGTTATCGATCTTCGAGTAGTGGAAAGCTTCCAGTAAGAGATGTTTCATGTTCTAGATTGAATGGGAATCAATATGTTGATGGTAACGAAGAcgaggaagaagatgatgaagattTGAGTGAGGAAGATGCAAATCATTGTAAAGTTAATGGTGATCAATATGTTAGAAACTATAATGATGGCAACGACAACAAATTGTATGATGATGATGAAGGTTCTAATCAGAAGAATGATGATGTTGACTCGAGGAGGCATCCGAAAAAGAGGAAACTGAAGGATTTGGTGTCAAGTTATGAATTTGTTCGTCGAGTACCAGCACCGGAAGTTGCTTCAACATCAGTGCCAAAGCCTTCATGTGGTGGGAGGAATCCCCTTACGGATTGGACTGAGGGTGAGACATTTGTTTTACTAGATGCGTGGGGTGACCGGTTTTTACAACGCAAGAGGAAGAGTCTCCGAGCCGAAGAATGGCAAGAAGTTGCAGAGAAAGTTTCTGAAGTCTCAAAGATTGAAAGGACTGACACTCAATGTCGCAACCGATTGGATACACTGAAAAAAAAGTACAAGAAAGAGAAGGCTATGGTAGCTGAGACCGGCACTAGCACTAGCAATAGCAAATGGGTTTTTTTCAAGAAGATGGACATGTTAATGTCAAGTTCTCCACAACAGGGTGTTATCCGTAAGGCTATTTCAGATGAAATGCGGGATAGTCCAACAAGCTCAGAATCATCCGATAGTGAGGAGGATGTCTCAGAAGGATTGCCACCGAAAAAGAGAAGACTCGAGAGGCAATGCGACGATGATTCTTGGTTCAAATTGCTTGCTGATTCAATTCGGAAATTCAGCAACGTATACGAAAAGATTGAGAATAGCAAAAGGGTGCAGATGTTGGAACTTGAGAATATGAGAATGGAGTTCCATAGGGAATTGGAAATGCAAAAGAGGCAGATCTTGAAGAAACTACAGGCTGAAATTGTGAAAATGCAGGAGGAGGATAATGCTAGTTCTGACTAA